TTTCattaacttatttatttaaacttTCAAACAGAGTTTATTATCTGCATACATTTAACTTATTATCCTTCGAATTTTACAGCTATTGCATTTTTTTCATatctttttgtttgtttttctatGAAAAGTGTATCAGGTTAGATTTGTTTGACCTCTTGGTGTTTAAATAACAGGTTAGTGAAGCTAGAAGTTTGGAAAGGGATCAAGTAGAGAGCGACCTAACATTTGCTGGTTTTGCGGTATGTAATCTTCCTCttatgcatcttttttttttcctcaaaATTATTGTAGTTACGTTGGATGACATGTTTATCTTAATTCTGTGGCTGTGTTGGATTGGTGGATTCAGGTCTTCAACTGTCCTATAAGGAGCGACTCTGGTGCTGTCTTACAAGAACTGGGACAATCTTCCCATGACTTGGTATATCCTCCTATTTATCTTGTAACCATTTATTATTGGTAATAAATTCAGCTGTGCCGGAAACTTGTTTTCGTGCCAGTAATGTGATACATATACAAGTACATTGCCCAAGGCTAGCAGACATGCTAGTGTACTCGTAGCAGCAACCTTGAAAATTTGTAATGCTATTTCTGTTTTGTTTGACTAATGTGCTTATTGGCTTGCTGGTGTTATTAGGTCATGATCACTGGAGACCAAGCGTTGACTGCCTGCCATGTTGCTAGCCAAGTACATATATCTTCCAAACCTGTTTTGATCTTGACACAGATAAAGACTGGTGGTTTTGAGTGGGTTTCGCCAGATGAAACTGATAGAGCTCCATACAGGTAACTGTCTATATACAGTGCTTGTATCTTTGCTGATTCTTTTGTGTTGAGCTCACCTTGTTTTCTTGCCTGGCAAATCTTTACCCTGTTCCAGTGGAGAGACTGAGAGTAGGCGAAGGGGGGAGGGGATGAGTTGAGAGGcaggggggaggggggagggtgggtgggggggggaaGAAATCAGgagggggggggcgggggggggggtggggcgAAGGGGGAGGGGGCGGGGCGGGAGGGGTGATCTCTCTCTTCGCAACAAATATTATGTTGCTTGTTTTATGAGACTAAATTTTTATAAAGATTATAATTGTGTCCCATTTGTCCAGGAAAAATGATTATTATTACAAGCATTTCCTCAAGTTAACAAATAATACAATTTCTTTTCTCTTGTTAATCTCTCAGACTTAGTGTTGATATATTAAGTCTGTTGTTTAGCATCTCTTCTGGCATTGTTATCACATACAGTTTGTGGCTTGTTTGTGTCCTTTTGAGTTGATATTGTGTATATGTTGTTTTGCAGTGCTGTGGAGGTTGCAGTGTTATCAGAATCTCATGACCTTTGTATTAATGGGGACTGTTTTGAAATGCTACAAAGTACTGAGGCTGTTCTCCAGGTTATCCCTTATGTGAAGGTATATGTGTGAACAGATTACCTCCCCTGTACAAAATATGAAAGCTTTCATTTGTATGCTTAGCGGTTATTATAGTTTTAATTGTCATTCTTTTAGGTTTTTTCACGTGTTGCTCCAGAACAAAAAGAACTTGTACTGACTACATTCAAAAGTGTTGGGAGGGTGACACTGATGTGTGGAGATGGAACCAATGATGTTGGTGCACTGAAGCAGGTGATTACCTGTCCTGTATCCCACTTAGTTTTGCTCAATTTACATAGAAAACTACTCTATTATTCTGGTTTCTACGACCTTATTGCACACAGGCATATTATTTGTTACCATGACAATTATTGCATTGATCCTGGAAGTGTTTACTGACACTGATTGTGTAGAGATTTTTCGCTACAATTGGTGccttatattcatgtttcttgttTTATTAGTTGAGGGCATCATGGTAATACTTCTTACCTGTTATGTAATATAACAGAATGTAATTGGACATTCTTTACACTCTCTTAAGAGGTGGCTTATACTTATGCTAGAAGTATGGCACATATGGAAGAAGTTTGAGCCAGTAACTGTGAGTGGCAGAGGTCCATGCTACTGAATACTGATATGCAAATTGACCAATATTGGCCCTGGTGTTTGTTCTTTTCATTACCTGTTTGATGATAAGTCATAACTGTAATATGGTGATAGTGAACCACTTGAATGATAATAATTTTAAAATTTCTGACCTCAGGCAAATTCTACATTGCTTTTATTAGGCCTGTTATTTTTCTACTGACACTTTGAATTTGTTTACTGAAATATAGGACTCTTGTTAACTACCTTATCATATCATTGTTTTTGCCATTCATTCATGATCTTTTAAAAAATTTCAGGCACATGTTGGCATAGCTCTTTTGAATGCTCAACCAGTTCAGAAAGTCGACTCAAAATCCAAAGCTGAAAATAAATCTGGGAAATTGAAAAAACAGAAGCCTGCTAATGAAGCATCATCACAAGTGATTCCAGCAGCTAATAGTTCTGCTAAAGCATCGAGTAGCCGCCCCATGACTGCTGCTGAGAGGGCAGCGAGAAAAGCTGCAGAAAATGTTGGATGAAATGAATGATGAAAGTGATGGCCGTTCAGCACCAATTGTTAAGCTTGGTGATGCTTCTATGGCTTCACCTTTCACAGCAAAGCATGCCTCTGTTGCCCCTACTGTTGACATCATCCGTCAGGGGAGAAGCACGCTAGTCACTACACTTCAAATGTTCAAGATTCTTGGGCTCAATTGCCTTGCAACGGCTTACGTTCTCAGTGTCATGTACTTGGATGGTGTCAAACTGGGCGATGTTCAGGCTACAATCATTGGTGTCTTTACtgcagccttcttcctcttcatctCCCATGCTCGGCCACTTCAAAACACTGTCTGCAGAGCGGCCTCACCCTAACATATTCTGTGCATACGTTCTGCTCTCCATTCTTGGCCAGTTCGCCATGcacatattcttcctcatcacAGCTGTCAATGAAGCATCAAAGCATATGCCAGAGGAATGCATTGAGCCCGACTCAGACTTCCATCCAAACCTTGTGAATACAGTTTCATACATGGTGAACATGATGATCCAGGTGGCAACCTTTGCTGTAAACTACATGGGCCACCCATTTAATCAGAGCATATCTGAGAACAAGCCCTTCAAGTATGCGTTGTATGGAGCGGTTGCTTTCTTCACAGTGATCACATCAGATATGTTCAGGGATTTGAATGACTACATGAAGCTTGAACCCTTGCCTGAGGGAATGCGTGGCAAATTGATGTTGTGGGCTATTCTAATGTTTTGTGGTTGCTACGGATGGGAGCGGCTTCTGCGATGGATATTCCCAGGAAAGATGCCTGCGTGGGAGAAGCGCCAGAAACAGGCAGTTGCAAACTTGGAGAAAAAGCGAGATTAGAATCATTTTTGCTGTCTGCACTTTATTCTTTACCCTTTGCTGCCCATTGGTTACTTGGCAGTACATACTGATCATGTTTTGGCATAATTGCAATCTAATCTGTAGCCTAGGGGAATTTTGGGAGTGTAGGCCCTAAATGATAGGATACAGGGTCGGCACTTCACATACTTGTCATGATTATTAAAATTTTCAGTTACCATATGTAAGCTGATATTAGATGGCATGAATATCGGTTGATATTAGATGGCATGAATATAGGTTGATGTATTCtctcaattccaaattataagttattctaacTTTCTTGCATAGTCAaagtatctcaagtttgatcaaaattatataaagaaaattacaaaaattgatgacatcaaataggtatactataataatataattaataaagaatgaagaatctaattatatttatttggtatcataaacattattattttattatataaatttggtcaaacttgagaagtTTTTAAGAAAGTTGATAATTAGGGACGAAGGGAGTGCAATGCAAAATACATAAGCTATGCTAGGCTTTCATTCTTTTACTGTTATAAATGCGCAATGATCTTAGTAGCCCTTTTGAGGTGATATCGATGTCGAAAACTAAAATTTCTGGGTTGTGTCGATGAAGATCCGTTTCAGTGTACATCgcaatagtttttttagataaaggataaaATATCCGGTTTCATAGAATTTTGTGTTTATTGTTATTTCCCTCTctttttttatagaaaaaaaacatCTTTTGGTTTCATGTAGCGTTAGCATGGGCAAATATACTAGTATAATTTAGTGAAAGCTTTGATCGATAACTTGATCCAGTACAGATTAACCTTGGTAAGAGTACAGACTACAAAGAAGCTTCTGATCATGCTTAAATAATCACTGCGCTCGATCGACTGTTATGGTCTGTTTCAGGGAATCCATATGTCCGTTCTTCAGTATTCTCTTCGGTTTAAGGGATTGATGATTGATGGTGACAATAACAGAAAAGTAAAACCAGCTATATTAATAAGCATGACATAAAACGAAATGATTGCCAAGAAAAATAATATTTACACACAACCTAACCGACcatagcaattttttttaaactaCAGACGCTCACAACGCACGCATGCACAATACGTATGTAAACCTATCTTTATGAGTTTCTTCGAAAACTGGGTCGGCAAATCCTTAATATTGACAAAGgcccccgttcgctggtctgaaacttggctgaaactagctgaaaaacattgttccggctgaattgttgtgagagaaaaacactgttccgcctgaaaaaagaagccgaacaagtcgaatatagggtaagccgaacagggccaaagTTATCATAGATGTCTTGCTATCAACGAGAATATTTCCTGTAAGCGTAACTTCGTTAAATTCTAAAATATTCATTCTAACAAAAACTTGAACCCAGATCTGACGTGCCAGGAAGGCTCTACAGGTCCTTCCGCACGACCATAGCAAATGCTTTCCATGGGCCTGGGAAGTGGGCTCAGCGCTGGTCGAAACAGACTGAACGGATTCACCGTTGGGCTGGTCTGCGACGGAGTTTAAAAGGCCTTGCCGCCTTATGGGTCCGTAGACAAACATTCAACCGACCCAAAATCCGACCGTTGCCTTCCCTTTTCTTCGTCTTTTCTCTCTCGCCGCCCGCCCCCAAATCCTCCGAGGTACCGCCGGGCCGCCGGTAACGCCACAACTCCCGCGCGTGCCGATCGATACCTGGCAAAACAGCGAGCGCAACCGCCGCCGAGCGGTCGTCCCTTCTCTTCCAGTCCGCTGTCCGCGTCCTCGTTGCTGCTGCGTCCCGGGGCGGAGTTGAGTTGAGATACAACGGGCCGATTGACTTCTCTCCTGCGCGGGTAAACCCTACCGCTTCTTGGCTTGCATCGATTCGACTTTGCACTGATTTCGTTTCGCCGTCCCCTTGCTATGATGTGCGCAACCAAATCGAATGTCCCGTCCTGTTCTTCATGTAATCGCGCGCTCTAGGGATGGGATGCCTCGTTTGGGGGTTCTGTTCACCCTTATTCACTTTTGCCACGTGGTAGATATTCCGTCCATTTATCTCGTTTCTTGCGCCTAAGATTTCAACCCTCTTGTTTTGCTGAAGGATTCTAGTCGCGTCCTGTATCGTCTAATGCTATGACAGGGAAGCCAAAAGGAAATCCTTCCGTTGTTAGTTTGTTATAGGCTGTTTATGTAAAGTTTCAGTCCGATATTGCCTGATTTTTCTAGACGAGATGTGCGTTTTGATGTTCTTGGGCTAGAGTTTCAACTAATCTAGACCAGAGGCTACCGCTGGTCCAAGCGCTTTGATGATAACCCTTAAGGCTTCCCCATGAGAAGTGCTATTATATAGTCTGTGTTAGATTGCTCTGCCACCAGCTGTATACTTTTGCTACATCAAATTTCAGAATCTATCTCTGTAAGACGTAATGCAGTCTGCAGCAGTTGTGCTTTTCCCGTTAGTTAATTCGGTTGAAATGTTCAGTCTGTCTTAAATTAGCATCTGCTTAGCACATTTCGAAATCGTTTTCAGTTTCTGTATATCTTAATAGTGTAGGGAAGTTGTTGTTTAGTATTTCTATATTCTGAGTATCTCCCCCTTACCAATCAATTGAACTCCAGTCAGGTTTTCATCGAGGTAGAGAAAGATACCTTTCTGTCCGGTCATGGCTTTGCCAGCTGCAGCAGCTGTTTTGCTTGATGAGAACATGCAGATACATAAAGGTGAGATTGTTTTCCCTGGAAACTGTTTTGTGACTAGGAAGCTTATGAAACATATAACCAACTTGTTTGATCCACATGTTCAGAAAACAGGGTTGATGCACCAAGTGCCAAACCACTCAAATCATCAGCAAAACCTGAGAGGAAGGCTCTTCAGGATGTGTCTAACATTCATAAAGGCACTGCTTTAAAGAACAGATCCACCATCAAAGAGAGCTCCACCTTGAAAGAAAGGCCTGCACTTCACGATGTGTCTAACAACCTCAAAGAGAGGTCCATCCTGAAAGAGAGGCATCCTCTTCAGGATGTGTCTAACACCCGCAATGAGAGGTCCATCCTGAAAGAGAAGTCTGCTCTGCGTAGCCATGGAGCAATTAAGAATCCAGTGAATATTTTTGCTGATGATGAAGAGACCAAAAGGTGTCATGAATGGGCTAAGGATGGGATTGAGGGCACTCACTTCACTGGAAATGATTCTCAGAAGTTGGATAAAGATGCGCTAGACAAACGTAAGAGTAAAAGTCTGACAATTGCTATTTTTTGTTTCTTTAATACGTGGGCTAATCATGCATTTGATATAGGTATCAAGAAGAAAGTGGCGAAAGTTATATCAGCATTGCATGGCTGGTCACATGAGGTATTTGATCCTGTGATGTTTCCGGCTGCGGTATGTGACCCAACAGTACAGTATTTCACAATTAATTCAGGGTGTCTGTAAGGTCCAAGTACTTTACCAGAGATTTAGACGATAAATCGTATTACTTTTGAAATAGTAATGTCTGTTTCTATATGACCATGACGTGCAAATTCAAACCAGGCAAACAAAACTTATTGTTCTTAAATAGGAAATTGGAAAAGTATATCTTCTTGCTATTTGGTTGCTTAGTTCACCTAAGTGATACAGATATACAATGGTTCTTAGACGGCTAGAATTATAGGTTAGCCAGTAAAATCATTTATCACGTAGCTTTCCAGTGCCAACATAGTGTGTTATTTAATACTTTGTCCTAGTATGTTCCGGTAGCCATAAGCAAGGAAGAGGAACTTGTGGCGATAAATTTCACTTGTTCCACACTTCTGCTAGCTGAAGTTGGTTGATAAATTGATTAGAAGAGCTTAATTTTGATGGTTCATCCATGTCTAGCATGAACTATATCATGTCTTTTGTCATGTAAGGTTATATATTGCTATGGACTGACAAGCTTGGTATTGTTGCCGGTAATAATTATTTTGACAAGATAGCTTGTGAGATTCAGAAATGGGCACTTGCAGCATTTGTTTATCAAGAAGCATATTCTGAAATGTAAAGTGTCTTTGAATATAATTACCCCTGTttctagatgttggaatttttTTCGTTGCCAGTAGTAGTACTAAAGGATACTGCTTATCTATGGATATGTATTGCATCACAAGATATGGACATCTTGTCCCGGTTTAGGTTTTTCATTTTATGTCACCTAACAATATCTTGTGACA
This region of Miscanthus floridulus cultivar M001 unplaced genomic scaffold, ASM1932011v1 os_1235, whole genome shotgun sequence genomic DNA includes:
- the LOC136533821 gene encoding uncharacterized protein, with translation MALPAAAAVLLDENMQIHKENRVDAPSAKPLKSSAKPERKALQDVSNIHKGTALKNRSTIKESSTLKERPALHDVSNNLKERSILKERHPLQDVSNTRNERSILKEKSALRSHGAIKNPVNIFADDEETKRCHEWAKDGIEGTHFTGNDSQKLDKDALDKRIKKKVAKVISALHGWSHEVFDPVMFPAAEVPKFSEESKELELEPEILPDITWRLSTSGKRDDAPRAKPLKPLLKPKLQERKALQDLSNTVKGRPALRNHEAVKNPVKIFTVEETKKCHEWANDVSEGTQLTGNDPQKLDKDVEDKRDKAQLVEDSPTDDELHDYPFLELDDYPFLDNNPVKFELKDEPVIPDIGAN